One part of the Novipirellula aureliae genome encodes these proteins:
- a CDS encoding XrtA system polysaccharide deacetylase: protein MDLIPNAMTVDVEDYFHVSAFADRVTRHDWDRYESRVQGNTDRLLSLFDEVQVRGTFFVLGWVAERFPRLVQRIVKAGHEIASHGYWHQLVYDLTPEQFVKDIQASRDAIASACGVEVNAYRAPSFSITDKSFWALDLLREHGFTTDSSIFPISGHDRYGVKDANKEIHQRETAHGEISEFPPSAWSRGRFHVPIGGGYFRLFPLPVTSKAIRVVRREGRPAMFYTHPWEIDSEQPRMQNLTKRTRFRHYVNLKHTADRLRRLCQSHRFDRMSTVMDAVRQSAVC from the coding sequence ATGGATCTAATCCCCAACGCGATGACAGTCGATGTCGAAGACTACTTCCACGTTAGCGCGTTTGCCGACCGAGTTACTCGGCACGATTGGGATCGCTATGAAAGTCGCGTGCAGGGAAACACCGATCGATTGTTGTCGTTGTTCGATGAGGTCCAGGTTCGCGGTACGTTCTTCGTATTAGGCTGGGTTGCCGAGCGTTTTCCGCGATTGGTTCAGCGGATCGTTAAAGCCGGGCATGAGATTGCCTCGCATGGCTATTGGCACCAGCTCGTTTATGACCTGACACCCGAGCAGTTTGTGAAGGACATTCAAGCAAGCCGAGATGCGATCGCTAGCGCCTGTGGCGTTGAGGTCAACGCGTACCGTGCCCCGAGCTTTTCGATTACCGACAAATCGTTCTGGGCACTCGATTTACTGCGTGAGCATGGCTTCACGACCGACTCAAGTATTTTTCCGATTAGCGGTCATGATCGCTACGGCGTAAAGGATGCGAACAAAGAGATTCATCAACGGGAGACCGCGCACGGTGAGATTAGCGAATTCCCTCCGTCGGCATGGTCGCGTGGGCGATTTCATGTACCCATAGGAGGTGGCTATTTTCGCCTGTTTCCGTTGCCGGTAACGAGTAAGGCGATCCGTGTGGTCCGTCGTGAGGGGCGTCCCGCGATGTTTTATACGCATCCATGGGAAATCGATTCCGAGCAACCGAGAATGCAAAATTTGACCAAGCGAACGAGATTCCGTCACTACGTCAACCTGAAACACACCGCCGACCGGCTTCGACGACTCTGTCAGTCGCATCGTTTTGATCGAATGTCAACCGTCATGGATGCGGTACGGCAGAGTGCCGTTTGTTAA
- a CDS encoding acyltransferase: protein MQSIARTVAVLLVSPLLLTHAILSRLGSSDQSLETHSQILSMLPGTLGSYLRVGFYRHTLDHCHPTATISFGALLSKTNTRLGQHVYVGPRCMLGCVTLEDDVLLGPAVQIPSGPHMHGTSRLDVPIRKQPGIPRRVTVGRDSWIGASAIIMNNVGEQTIVGAGAVVTKPLPPRVVAAGSPAKQIRSRVE from the coding sequence TTGCAAAGCATCGCCCGAACGGTGGCGGTCCTCCTCGTCTCGCCACTGCTACTGACTCACGCGATCCTATCGCGATTAGGGAGTTCTGACCAATCCCTGGAAACGCATTCGCAAATATTGTCCATGCTGCCAGGAACGCTCGGCAGTTACCTTCGGGTCGGTTTTTATCGTCATACACTTGATCATTGTCATCCCACCGCAACGATTTCCTTCGGCGCATTGCTTTCCAAAACGAATACACGGTTGGGCCAACATGTGTATGTCGGTCCGCGATGCATGCTCGGTTGCGTCACGCTCGAAGACGACGTCCTACTCGGCCCAGCGGTCCAAATTCCGAGTGGTCCGCACATGCATGGAACCAGTCGCTTGGACGTCCCGATTCGCAAGCAACCCGGTATTCCAAGGCGAGTCACCGTCGGTCGAGATAGCTGGATTGGTGCCAGTGCAATCATAATGAATAATGTAGGTGAACAAACAATTGTCGGCGCCGGAGCGGTCGTCACCAAACCGTTGCCTCCGCGCGTGGTCGCTGCTGGATCACCTGCAAAACAAATCCGATCCCGAGTTGAATAA
- a CDS encoding glycosyltransferase, which produces MHKMQVAGAEVLVKQIIERLAGQIHSTIFCLDGLGELGQQLLDDGTPVVVLNREPGMDLKMAKRLDGEVRSRGIDVLHAHQYTPFFYSAIARLRYRTPVKVLFTEHGRHYPDIVSAKRRWANRLLLHRYADTATACCDFSTRALQNIEGFPLAMTLQNGVDLDQLPPRGDAATQAQLRESLGLVNGRKYVACVGRFHSVKDHATLIRAWERVHNHLPDAKLLLVGDGPERANIEAQIQQSDASFRAETPSTNFANSIELLGIRHDVAAILRAVDLFTLTSISEAASLTLLEAMASECASVLTDVGGNAEHMRSGVDGYLAPRGDDAKLAEAIVDLLSDPAKCQRFGKSARQRVQEHFDLDKVIQQYGEHYRQLSRA; this is translated from the coding sequence ATGCACAAAATGCAAGTCGCTGGCGCTGAAGTTTTGGTTAAACAGATTATCGAGCGACTTGCCGGACAGATTCACTCGACGATTTTTTGCCTCGATGGCCTTGGTGAACTTGGTCAACAACTTCTCGATGACGGAACCCCCGTTGTCGTTTTGAATCGAGAACCTGGCATGGATCTTAAGATGGCGAAGCGGCTTGACGGTGAAGTACGCTCACGAGGTATCGATGTCCTGCATGCACACCAATACACTCCGTTTTTTTACTCCGCCATTGCCAGATTGCGTTATCGTACTCCGGTGAAAGTATTGTTCACTGAACATGGCCGTCACTATCCAGATATCGTGTCTGCGAAACGACGGTGGGCCAATCGACTTCTGCTTCACCGTTATGCTGATACAGCCACCGCATGCTGTGATTTTAGTACACGAGCGTTGCAGAACATCGAGGGGTTTCCTTTGGCAATGACGCTCCAGAACGGTGTGGATTTGGATCAACTACCACCTCGTGGCGATGCGGCGACTCAAGCACAGCTTCGTGAATCGCTCGGGCTCGTAAACGGTCGAAAGTATGTTGCCTGTGTAGGGCGATTTCATTCGGTAAAGGATCATGCGACGTTAATTCGCGCATGGGAACGTGTTCATAACCATTTACCCGATGCAAAGCTGCTTCTCGTCGGGGATGGTCCAGAACGCGCCAACATCGAAGCACAAATCCAGCAAAGCGATGCATCGTTTCGAGCGGAGACGCCCTCAACGAACTTTGCAAACTCAATCGAACTACTCGGCATCCGCCACGATGTCGCCGCGATCCTCAGAGCCGTCGATCTGTTCACACTAACGAGTATTAGTGAAGCCGCATCACTCACTCTGCTTGAAGCGATGGCCAGTGAATGTGCATCGGTGCTAACGGATGTCGGTGGCAATGCCGAACACATGCGCAGCGGCGTTGACGGATACTTGGCACCTCGCGGTGATGATGCGAAGCTTGCCGAAGCCATTGTCGATTTGCTGTCGGATCCAGCGAAATGTCAACGGTTTGGTAAATCCGCTCGGCAGCGGGTTCAAGAGCATTTTGATCTCGATAAAGTCATCCAACAGTATGGTGAGCATTACCGTCAACTGAGCCGTGCTTAG
- a CDS encoding exosortase-associated EpsI family protein, producing the protein MKSAKTESKSSVFKTYRMIPFVVVITFVLLSGVAHGVLDGRWSEPKDLIQQGDRLNQLPDHCGDWTLLHRDELDDGAKKLLRCYGSSLAVYQHDRTKSTVTVAVLFGPRGPIAVHTPEICYSSVGTKQVGETKKQIIQTPSGQQEFFSVQFAIAPSTEPSLDVWYAWSEGDAWIAAEYPRLWMAHSLYKIQVAGSVEVSENDCNNFLTSFLPEIDALLE; encoded by the coding sequence ATGAAATCAGCAAAAACAGAATCGAAATCATCGGTCTTCAAAACCTATCGGATGATCCCTTTTGTGGTCGTCATCACCTTTGTCTTGCTGTCCGGCGTTGCCCATGGTGTCCTTGATGGACGTTGGTCGGAACCGAAAGACCTTATTCAACAAGGGGACAGACTCAATCAATTGCCAGACCATTGCGGGGATTGGACATTGCTACACCGCGACGAACTAGACGACGGCGCAAAAAAACTACTACGTTGTTATGGTTCAAGCCTTGCCGTCTACCAGCATGATCGGACGAAATCGACCGTCACCGTTGCGGTGCTGTTCGGGCCGCGAGGTCCGATCGCGGTGCACACGCCAGAGATTTGTTACAGCTCGGTTGGAACAAAACAAGTTGGTGAAACGAAGAAACAGATTATTCAAACACCAAGTGGCCAGCAAGAATTTTTTTCGGTTCAATTTGCGATCGCACCGTCAACGGAACCAAGCTTGGACGTTTGGTACGCATGGAGCGAAGGTGATGCTTGGATTGCCGCCGAATACCCCCGTTTATGGATGGCTCATTCACTTTACAAGATTCAGGTTGCAGGTAGCGTTGAAGTAAGCGAAAACGATTGTAACAATTTTCTCACTTCCTTCTTGCCTGAAATCGACGCCCTGTTAGAGTAG
- a CDS encoding sugar transferase translates to MTSLPSIILDSESVGGSDAFLELPASRQPFFARKYALERIVGAIALVLFSPLILILWAVVKLTSPGPGFYKQSRMGLNGQTFEMVKLRSMVFDAEKPGKAVWCVRGDSRITPLGRWLRKLHLDELPQLFNVARGEMSLVGPRPERPSICDTLADEIDNYYRRLTVKPGVTGLAQINLPPDETIEDVKRKQVLDLLYICETNTWMELRILAATGLRMVGIKGETVMRWMRLCRRDVLVDHGLISASPLPRWRPRPFAKRRRRRADLVAVSTVGSDASESESYIDDSTPVRRAPGRRPR, encoded by the coding sequence ATGACTTCCTTGCCAAGTATTATCCTGGATTCGGAAAGCGTCGGTGGGTCGGATGCGTTTTTGGAATTACCGGCCAGTCGCCAACCGTTCTTCGCGCGGAAGTATGCGCTGGAACGAATTGTCGGTGCGATAGCCCTCGTGCTCTTTTCTCCACTGATCTTGATCTTGTGGGCTGTCGTCAAATTGACCTCTCCTGGGCCTGGTTTTTACAAGCAATCCCGCATGGGGTTAAATGGGCAGACGTTTGAAATGGTCAAGCTTCGCTCGATGGTTTTTGATGCCGAGAAGCCCGGCAAAGCGGTATGGTGCGTTCGCGGCGACAGTCGGATCACGCCACTTGGACGTTGGCTTCGCAAGCTTCATCTCGATGAATTGCCGCAGCTATTCAATGTTGCACGAGGTGAAATGTCGTTGGTTGGGCCGCGTCCTGAGCGGCCGTCGATCTGTGATACATTGGCTGACGAAATTGATAATTACTATCGACGACTCACGGTGAAGCCAGGGGTGACAGGTTTGGCGCAAATCAATTTGCCGCCGGATGAAACGATCGAAGATGTGAAGCGGAAACAGGTTTTGGATCTGCTTTATATTTGTGAAACGAATACTTGGATGGAGTTGCGGATCTTAGCTGCAACCGGGTTGAGGATGGTTGGCATCAAAGGTGAGACGGTGATGAGATGGATGCGGCTATGCCGCCGAGATGTCTTGGTCGATCATGGTTTGATTTCCGCCTCACCGCTACCGCGTTGGCGTCCACGCCCGTTTGCTAAACGGCGGAGGAGGCGTGCGGATTTGGTTGCCGTTTCAACAGTGGGATCCGATGCCAGCGAAAGCGAGTCGTATATTGACGATTCGACTCCGGTTCGGCGTGCCCCCGGTCGACGACCGCGCTGA
- a CDS encoding polysaccharide biosynthesis tyrosine autokinase yields the protein MNDTQQLTKTSPHAREETTKAVPSRTVSTPPKDAAAAFDPWILWVTFRRCWFWALPLGILLGGFSVYYVNRTFVPTYRASHLLEANEDFVVFKGVMPTINDLARTEKPLFFNPIILDPVLSDPEFRIAPSLSDPGKAEAAMRKNLTVASAGTAARLIVSYEDTDPEAAALICNAIVESYLRQRDSFDNSRVNNLERWLEPEIQRWKQEVTERQRLVQSLSKQTLGYAPGENAASLESDSNLSLMARLRDEIADLNVQLAVMDAQLAMHDKEGSDFEPEAEILAETALSAARKPSEANIMALVNADPEVLEAKSRIARYKKISLDMEQNDLVRIRREYYNENLARISEWEEVLKKAQEVAREAATAKLEQLAADELKFAQSEQIRQKEIGVRLKKVSEKKNRQQLQSRLSVLQNQYEAERMRLEQFGGATAELQFAQEELSVANDVLRKLRDRVAAIRTERRQDGAVRSIAKATPPRTPVEPIPLKKMAVFGLGAMMIPFLFGLLWEVRVHRVTHSTAVGHLDVMGEVAKLPTGNKNSKARRVFEESVDSLRANLLLSTDWKHVRSIAVVSSVSGEGKSSVASQLALSIANATAETVLLVDADLRCPDQHRLFGLEMGPGLCSVLDGTTSLSDAVDTSLGERFHLLPAGLLKTSPHRTIGPEAFNRFMNEACKRYRYVVIDTAPVLSAAETLTVGAAADATLLCVMRDVSRQDATQLTARRLQAAGATVTGTVFSGVATQEYSSRYGDYNYFMNAGVRS from the coding sequence ATGAACGACACGCAACAGCTAACCAAAACGAGTCCTCACGCTCGTGAAGAAACGACAAAAGCGGTTCCGTCTCGAACGGTTTCGACGCCACCGAAGGATGCAGCGGCAGCATTTGATCCGTGGATTCTTTGGGTCACGTTTCGGCGTTGTTGGTTTTGGGCGTTGCCGCTTGGAATTCTGCTAGGTGGTTTCTCGGTGTACTATGTCAATCGGACGTTCGTGCCGACTTACCGCGCCAGTCATCTACTGGAAGCCAATGAAGATTTTGTTGTATTCAAAGGCGTAATGCCGACAATTAACGATCTGGCAAGGACCGAGAAGCCTCTCTTTTTCAATCCGATTATTCTTGATCCTGTGTTATCGGACCCCGAATTTCGAATTGCCCCGAGTTTGTCGGATCCGGGGAAAGCCGAAGCGGCGATGCGAAAAAACTTGACCGTGGCGAGCGCTGGGACAGCAGCCCGCTTGATCGTTAGCTATGAAGACACCGACCCGGAAGCGGCTGCGTTGATCTGTAACGCCATTGTCGAATCCTACCTCCGACAGCGAGATTCGTTTGATAATAGCCGGGTCAATAATCTAGAACGCTGGCTTGAACCGGAGATCCAACGTTGGAAGCAAGAGGTGACCGAGCGTCAGCGTTTGGTCCAATCGCTCAGCAAGCAGACACTCGGTTACGCACCGGGCGAGAACGCGGCTTCGTTGGAAAGTGATTCCAACCTTTCTTTGATGGCTCGATTACGAGACGAGATCGCGGATTTGAACGTCCAATTGGCGGTCATGGACGCCCAATTGGCGATGCATGATAAGGAGGGATCAGACTTTGAGCCCGAAGCAGAAATCCTCGCCGAGACTGCCCTCTCGGCGGCGCGTAAGCCTTCCGAAGCGAATATCATGGCTTTGGTCAACGCCGACCCCGAAGTTCTTGAAGCCAAAAGTCGGATTGCTCGATACAAGAAGATCAGCCTCGACATGGAACAAAACGATCTCGTTCGAATTCGCCGCGAATATTACAACGAGAACCTCGCCAGGATATCGGAGTGGGAAGAGGTACTCAAGAAAGCCCAGGAGGTTGCCCGAGAAGCCGCAACGGCAAAACTTGAGCAACTTGCCGCCGATGAACTGAAGTTTGCTCAGAGTGAACAGATACGTCAAAAAGAAATTGGCGTCCGGCTGAAAAAAGTATCTGAGAAAAAAAACCGCCAACAGCTACAATCGAGACTATCGGTCCTACAAAATCAATACGAAGCAGAACGGATGCGGTTGGAACAGTTCGGCGGGGCAACCGCTGAATTGCAATTCGCGCAGGAGGAACTATCGGTTGCCAATGACGTGCTCCGAAAACTTCGTGATCGCGTTGCGGCGATCCGAACCGAGCGTCGCCAGGATGGTGCCGTCCGCTCGATCGCGAAAGCCACCCCCCCGCGAACGCCAGTGGAGCCGATACCTCTGAAAAAGATGGCCGTCTTTGGGCTCGGGGCCATGATGATTCCTTTTCTATTCGGGCTGCTCTGGGAAGTTCGTGTCCACCGGGTTACGCATAGCACGGCGGTCGGGCATCTTGACGTGATGGGTGAGGTCGCCAAACTCCCCACAGGCAATAAAAATTCGAAAGCTCGGCGAGTTTTCGAGGAAAGCGTCGACTCGTTGCGAGCCAATCTGTTGCTTTCGACCGATTGGAAGCACGTTCGCAGCATCGCCGTGGTCAGTAGCGTATCGGGGGAAGGAAAAAGCAGCGTGGCTTCACAATTGGCATTGTCGATTGCCAATGCGACTGCGGAAACGGTCTTATTGGTCGATGCCGATCTGCGATGCCCTGACCAACATCGCTTATTCGGACTTGAAATGGGGCCTGGATTGTGCTCGGTGCTCGACGGAACGACATCGTTGTCGGATGCCGTCGACACCAGCCTCGGAGAGCGTTTCCATTTGTTGCCAGCCGGACTGCTGAAGACGAGTCCGCACCGAACCATTGGCCCTGAGGCATTCAATCGTTTTATGAACGAAGCTTGCAAGCGTTATCGCTACGTCGTCATCGATACCGCTCCAGTCCTTTCGGCTGCGGAAACGCTAACGGTCGGGGCCGCTGCGGATGCAACTCTGCTGTGCGTGATGCGGGATGTCAGTCGCCAAGACGCAACGCAGTTGACCGCTCGACGATTACAAGCCGCCGGTGCCACCGTCACAGGAACCGTTTTTAGCGGTGTTGCGACTCAGGAATATTCAAGTCGTTACGGAGATTACAACTACTTCATGAATGCAGGAGTGCGAAGCTAG
- a CDS encoding glycosyltransferase, which translates to MSPKWTKSALTEALALSHAPYRLAEPINTYRQNNIKRSDNARTPESPTSSPLSLPRLLFLTHRFVYPPNRGDRIRSYNLLRVLSENHRVTLACTNDEEVSKNDHEHVQEFCESVIIAPLNRIIRLAGAAAAVARGRSLTEGMFHSRSLSKSIAQQQRSNPFDAVLVFCSSMFPYVDTPLFSDTRMIVDLVDVDSAKWSQMGQESTWSKRPIYRFEANRVRKLEQRIADRADAVALVSEKEADLFRNSIRTDTPIIGISNGVDTDFFFPLARQAGNKRSLKGEQRSLKYEAPPNSQHLAPHSQLPTLSLIFTGVLDYKPNVEGIDWFCRQILPTLNASPRLSHSPTPSLLPPPLPISLTIVGRRPNAKVRDLAKLPGVNLVGEVPDVRPYLHGADIAISPLKLARGIQNKVLEAMASGLPVIATTQSAEGIDAQPGEELIIADTPEQWVHAIRELGHLRSQRKVIGRQARDYVVSQFSWQARLRHFDTLLEQPICRSLSS; encoded by the coding sequence GTGTCACCCAAGTGGACGAAGTCCGCGCTGACCGAAGCATTGGCTCTCTCGCATGCACCCTATCGGCTCGCAGAGCCGATTAACACTTATCGCCAAAACAACATCAAACGCAGCGACAACGCACGTACCCCTGAATCCCCCACTTCATCCCCTTTGTCACTTCCTCGTCTTCTCTTCCTAACGCATCGCTTCGTTTACCCGCCTAACCGCGGCGACCGAATCCGTTCGTACAACCTGCTGCGGGTCTTGAGCGAAAATCACCGGGTCACGTTAGCTTGTACAAATGATGAAGAGGTCAGTAAAAACGATCACGAGCATGTCCAAGAATTCTGTGAATCCGTCATCATTGCTCCGCTAAATCGCATCATCCGACTTGCGGGTGCAGCAGCCGCGGTCGCCCGTGGGCGCAGCCTAACCGAAGGCATGTTTCATTCCCGGTCATTATCAAAATCGATCGCGCAGCAACAACGATCCAACCCGTTCGACGCGGTATTAGTATTTTGCTCTAGCATGTTTCCCTACGTCGACACGCCGTTATTCAGTGACACGCGGATGATCGTCGATTTGGTCGACGTCGACAGCGCCAAGTGGTCCCAAATGGGACAAGAATCGACTTGGAGCAAACGTCCAATTTATCGCTTCGAAGCAAACCGAGTCCGCAAATTGGAACAAAGAATTGCAGACCGAGCGGACGCCGTCGCATTGGTCAGCGAAAAAGAAGCCGATCTATTCCGCAATTCTATCCGCACCGACACCCCCATCATCGGCATCAGTAACGGAGTCGACACCGACTTTTTTTTCCCGCTCGCGCGGCAAGCGGGAAATAAAAGAAGTCTGAAAGGTGAACAGAGAAGCCTAAAGTATGAAGCACCCCCCAACTCCCAACACCTAGCTCCCCACTCCCAACTCCCAACTCTCTCTCTGATTTTCACCGGCGTCCTCGATTACAAACCAAACGTCGAAGGCATCGATTGGTTCTGCCGCCAAATCCTCCCTACCTTAAACGCATCTCCCCGTCTTTCCCATTCCCCCACTCCCTCACTCCTTCCCCCCCCACTCCCCATCTCTCTCACCATCGTAGGTCGGCGTCCGAACGCAAAAGTGAGAGATTTGGCTAAGTTGCCTGGCGTGAACCTCGTCGGAGAGGTCCCCGACGTTCGTCCCTATTTGCACGGAGCCGACATCGCGATTTCGCCATTGAAACTAGCGAGAGGCATTCAAAACAAAGTCCTTGAAGCGATGGCAAGCGGATTGCCTGTCATCGCGACCACTCAATCAGCCGAGGGCATTGATGCGCAGCCAGGAGAAGAGCTCATCATTGCTGACACTCCTGAGCAATGGGTTCACGCGATTAGAGAACTCGGGCACCTCCGATCTCAGCGAAAAGTGATCGGTCGACAAGCTCGCGATTACGTTGTTAGCCAATTTTCTTGGCAGGCCCGGCTCCGGCACTTTGACACATTGCTCGAGCAACCCATCTGCCGTTCGTTATCGTCCTAA